CGGTGCTGGCGGCCGCCGCCTACCTCCACCACCGCCGCCCTCGCGGGTCGGCCCTAGCCCTGATCGCCGGATCGGCCGCCACCTCGTTGACCGCCATCTACCTCCTGCCCGAGCCGGCGACGGCTAGCCTGCCGCTCTTCCCTCCTCTGCTCGCCGGCCTGCTCCTGGGCCCGGCCGCCGGGCTGGGCGTGGGCGCCGTCCTGGCTGCCGGCTTCCTTTTCCTGCCCTTTGAGGGCTATTCGGCCTCGTGGATGGCCTACACGGCGGCCGGCGGCGGCGTGTTGACCTGCGTTGGCTTGCGGCCCTGGCAGGAGCTGCTCGAACTCTCCTATCGGAGAGGCTCGGAGGCCAGAGTCCTGGTGGAGCAGCTGCGCGACAACCAGGGCAAGCTCAACCGCACCATTAGAGCCCTGGACACAGCCTACCGTCTGCTGGAGAGCAGCAACCACGCCCTGGCCCTGGCGCGCCAGGAGGCGGAGCACCTGCGCCAGCTCAAGTCCCGCTTCGCCGCCAGCCTCAGCCACGAGCTCCGCACTCCCCTGAACATCATCCTGGGCTTCAGCGAGCTCCTCTACCGCAATCCCGGCTTCTACGGCATGGGCCAGTGGAGCGACGGCCTGCGACGCGACCTGGCCCAGATTCAGCGCAATGCCGGCTATCTCTCCAGCCTGCTGGACGACATCCTAGACCTGGCCCGGCTGGATGCCAACGCCATGCCAGTTCGCCGGGAGTACTCCGACCTCGCCCGGGTGCTGGAGGGAGCCCTTCGAGGGGTGGAGAGCCTGGCCGAGGAGAAGGATATCCTGATCGAGCGGGACTGGGAGCCACAGCTGCCTTCTGTCTACATAGACGAGACTCGCATCCGGCAAGTGCTCTACAACCTGCTCAGCAACGCCATCCGCGTCACCGCGCACGGCCGGGTTCTGGTGTCGGCCAGGCGTCAGCCTCAGCAGGTGGTGGTCTCGGTGAGCGACGAGGGCCCGGGAATACCGGCTGAGGCCCTGGAGTGGATCTTCGACGAGTACCGTCAGCTGGATGGTTCCGCCGTTCAGGCGGAGCGAGGCAAAGGCCTAGGGCTGGCCATCGCCCGCCAGTTCGTGCACCTCCACGGGGGTCGCATCTGGGCGGAGAACCGGCCCGAGGGCGGGGCCACCATCTCCTTCACCATTCCGCTCCAGGACCTGCCCAGCGGGCGGCTGGGTCGGGCGCAGGCCCTCCCTCTGCCCAGGTCGCGCCTCAAGCCCAGGTTGGTGGTGCTGGCCCACGCCGAATCCGCCCTCACCTACCTTCGGCGCCGGCTGGAGGGGTACGACCTGGTGGCAGTAGAGGGCGCCGCCCAGCTGGCGGACCAGTGGGAGGCGCTGCGCCCCGCCGCCGTGATCGAGACGGTAGCGCCGGGGGGTCTGCAGGAGCCACTCACCCTCAGCCTCCCAGAGCCCGTGCCCCACATCCGCTTCACCCTGCCCGGGCCCCACAAGGTCCTGGACGGGGCCGGCTTCGACGCCGTGCTCACCAAGCCGATGACGTCCGAGAGGCTGCTGGAGGCGTTGGATGGGGGAGCGAACGGCAGACGCACCCTGATCGTGGACGACGACCGGGGCTTCGTCCAGCTGGTGCGCCGCATGCTGGAAGCATCGGGAGACGCCGACGAGGTCCTCACCGCCTATAGCGGCGCCGAGGCCATCCGGCTGGCCCGCAGGCACTGCCCCGACATAGTCTTGCTCGACCTGGTGATGCCCGGCATGAGCGGGCTGGAAGTGCTGCACGCCCTGCGCGAGATGCCGGAGCTGGCGCACACTCGCATACTGGCCGTGACCGCGGCCGTCTCCGGAGACGAGGCCCAAGCCCCGGCCAGCTTCTCCGTGTGGGGTCGAAGCGAGTTCCAGGAGGACTACTTGTTGGGGCTGCTCGGAGCTGCCCTCAGCAGTCATCTGCCGGAGCCGGACGCGGCGCCAGGCAGTCCCCCAGCGCCCGCAGCAGATGGGCCCGCGAGACCGGCTTGGTGAGGTAGGCGTTCGCCCCCAGCGAGCCAGCCAGGCTGGGGTCCTCCAGAACAGAGCACACCAGGAGGGGGATATCGCGGGTGTCCTCGTGCTGCCGCAGGCCCTTGATGATGCTCCAGCCGTCCAGGCCGGGCATGAGGATATCCAGCACGATGACGTCGGGGCGGGTGCGGCGGGCGATCTCGAGGGCTAGGGTGGGGTTGGGCACCGAGGAGACCCGCCACCGGCCCCCGGAGAGATAGCGGCGGTACAGCTCCACCGCGCCTGGGTTGTCCTCCACGATGAGCACCGAGGCCGGTTGGCCCCGCCGCAGCTCCAGCCGCACCTCTACCTGCCCGTCGTCGCGGCGGTCGAGGCGGTGGGCCAGGCGCTGCGATGCTGCCATCACCAAGGCCGTATCCACGATGTCCTGTCCCGCACCTAGCGCGAAGACCAGGCCGAGAGAGCAGGTGGATTCGTCGCTCTGCACCTCCACCCGGACCAAGCCACCGGGGGAGCTCTGCACGGCACCGCTCAGGAGTTGCACCAGGACCTGCTTGAGGATGGCCCGGTCGGCCAGGACTAGCGGGCCGGGCTCGACCTCGGCTTGCGGAAGGTGGAGCGACACCCCCAGGCGGTCCGCCAGGCCCCCCACCAGATCCGCCACCTCTTGCAGCAGAGCGCCCAGCTGCACCTCGCCGGCGGCGGCGGGAAGGGCGGCCAGCTCGTCGCTGAGCAGCCCCCGGCGGGAGGGCTCGGCCTCCTCGCCCTGAGCCTGCAGCCAGGACGCCAGGACCTGGGCCAGCTTCTCCTCTGCCTCGGCCAGGTCCCGGTAGACCTGCCGGCGGCTGAGGGAGAGCTCGCGCATGACCTGGGGCAGGGTGAGGTTCTCCACGTAGCGCAGGGAGAGGAGGTCGTAGAAGCGGGACTCGGGGGAACCGAAGGGGACCGAGCGGGCGGGCCGGAGCACCTCGATGGCCTCCAGGAAGAGGGCCCGGGCGCGCTCGGCCCGCTCGTCCAGCCGGCCGATGTCGGCCAGGCGGGAGAAGCGCGTCACCAGGTCGCAGTGGGCCAGCTGGACATTGTCGTAGAGGGCCTCGAGGGCTTGGTGAACCTGGTCTCGCGAGAGAGGCTCGTCTCTTTCCACGATGCCCTAGCCTCGTAGCAGCGCTCCAAGCTTGCGCAGTACCTCGGCCACCGTCGCTGGCGGAAGTACACCGATGCGCTCCGCCCGTCGGGCTCGCCAGTCCAGGCACTTCACCTGGTCGGCCAAGATGACTCCGGTCACTGGGAGGCCGGGAGGTATGGCCACCTCAAACGGGTAGCCCTTGACTTGGTTGGTGATGGGGCAGAGGAGGGCCAGCCCGACCCTACCGTTATAGGCCGCCGGCGAGATTACCACAGCGGGGCGCCTGCCTGCCTGTTCGTGCCCGGCCTGAGGGCTGAAGCTGAGCCACACGATGTCGCCGCGGCCGGGGACGTCTGGGCTGGCGCTCACCACGCTTCCTTGCCGACTGCAGGACCGGTGTCAATCTCAGAGTGCAGGTTCTCATCGGTCACCTGCGCCAGGAGCTTCTCCAGGGAGAGCTCGGAGGCGGGAGCGGCCACCAGAGCGCCGTCCACCACGGACAGCTCGACAAGCGCGTCCTCCTCCAGCCCGACCTCATCGGCGAGCGGCTTCGGAATACGCAACGCCAAGCTGTTGCCCCACCTCTTGATCCGGGTCTCCACTACGGAAACCTCCACAGGACGTATCTACAATGATGATACGCTTCTGGCCGATGTTCGGCAAGCGAGCGCTTCCACTGCCCCTTCCGGCAACTGCTCGCTTACCTCTTCACCCACGGTCGCCTCCTGCTCTGGTTGTCGCCCCCGCCGCCGGCGTGCCGTCAATCCCGGTTCCGGGTTGGTGTCGGGGTGGGATATCATGAGCGTCAGAGACAGTTTCTGCTTTGCCGGGGGAGGCGATTGTCGTGAAACTGCTGTTGCAGCGCATCTCCGTGGACCCGAACGTGTGCTTCGGGAAGCCGTGCATTCGTGGCACCCGCATCTGGGTTTCCCTCATTCTTGACCTCCTCGCCTCCGGAATGAGCATGGAAGAGGTCCTGGAGGAGTATCCCCAGCTCACGGTGGAGGACATCCGTGCCGCCATCGCCTACGGGGCAGAGATGTCGCGGGAAAGGTACGTTGACATTCCGGTCGAGACCATTCCATGAGGCTCAAGCTCGACGAGAACCTGGGCAGGCGCACGCAATCCCTCATCCGCCGTGCCGGGCACGATGTCAAGACTGTATGGCAGGAGCGGTTGTAGGGAGCACCTGACCAGTACCTCTATGACATCTGCCGTGCCGAGCGACGTTGTCTAGTGACTCTGGACCGGGACTTCGCCGATGTAGTGCGCTTTCCGCCAGGCCGGATAGGAAGCATCGTGGTCATACGGCCACCAACGAACCCAAGCCTACCGTTGCTGGAAGGACTCACGCGCCAGCTTCTGCACGCTCTGGACACGATGCCAATCGAGAACAACCTCTGGATAGTGGAAGCTGGGCGCATAGGAGTACATGAAGGAGGAACGGCGGATCGCGGTCTTGAGCAGTGAGTCCCGCAGCGAAGAGACCGCGGTACAAGCATGGCACAACTGTGGCACGGCTGGCTATGGAGAGTAGTGCTGGGAACGGGTAGTATGGCTGTGTCTGGGTCGGGCAGCGGGCCGGCCCATGGCGTTGGGCTTTCTACTCTACGCTGAGCACATGCTGGTTGCCGCGGCTGCGGTGCTCGCACAGACTCTTGGACTGAGCTGATGGAGTCGGTTGGTGGGCATGGCCGGTGCGCACGGGTCGCGTGTTGGGCTAGGTGTTAGCTTGTTAAGCACGGCACAGAAGGGGATGCGTGTATGCGCGTGTATGTGATGACCGATCTTGAGGGCACTGCAGGGGTGCTCTCGGCCGACGACTATATCTTCAGGGGCTCATGCTACCTGCCACTGGCACGCCGGTTGGCCACTCAGGAAGTGAATGCAGCCGTGGAGGGGGCACTGGAGGCGGGGGCCACGGAGGTGCTGGTGATGGATGGCCACGGGGTAGGCGGTCTGGATTGGCGTTTCATACACCCGCGGGCCCAGCTTCTCGCTGGCCGCCCTCTGGACTACCCCTTTGGCCTCACTAGTGACTTCGACGCTGTCATGTTCGTCGGCCAGCACGCCATGTCCAACACCGACGGTGGTCACCTGTGCCACACCGGCTCTTTTGCCATTGAGGAGCAAGTCCTTAACGGGATCGCCATCGGGGAGCTGGCCGAATTCATGATGTGCGCCTCGTGTCTAGACGTGCCCGTGGTTACGGTGACCGGGGATGCAGCCGCGTGCGCCGAGGCAACGTGCCTCGTACCCGAGATCCAGACGGCGGCCGTGAAGGTGGGTATCAGGCGCGGGTCTGCCTCCGGTCTGACAGAGGACGAAAACCGGCTCTACAATGGAGCCGCCGTGCACCTCAGTCCAGCCGCGGCGCGCGAGGCTATCCGGGAGGCGGCTAGGCGGGGCCTCAGCGGCCGACTCGAGATGGGCCTGTACTGGGTCGGACCCCCGTATGAGATGGTATATCGTTACCGCGCAAGGCGGCACGGTCGGCCGCCAGATCTGGTGAGCCGTGGCCGTGACTACATGGCCGTGCTCAACAGGGCCGGCCAGTCACTGTGATGCGCTGCAGGAGAGTCGGAGTTGGCTGCAGCACCGACACCGATAGGGTCGCCGATAGACACCGCGACTGGACGTCGCATCTTGTGCGAGGAGGAGGTCGGAGATGGGCACTATCAGACTGACGCGGAGACAGGCACTTCGTGGGATGCTGGCCATCGGGGGAGGAGCAGCCCTGATGACGGCTTGCTCGGGCACCACGAGCACGGTGTCGACGACTGGCACCGCCGCTGAGACTCCCGCCGCAGGCGAGCCGGCGGCGGCGGCAGAAGCGATCGCGCTGAGACTGATGGCTTGGGAGGGCGGTATTGGCAACACCAAGGAGATCAACGAGATCACTCTGCCGGCGTTCATGGACCATAACCCGACCATCAAGGTCAAGTTCGAGGCTCCACCGTGGGACGAGTATTGGACGAAGTTCCAGACGCTCGCCGCATCGGGCGACCTCCCTGATGTCTATAGCGAAAGCATCGCTTACGGCTGGGATCATGCCAACCAGGGGATAGCCCTCAACCTTCAGCCTTTCATCGACGCTACTCTCAATACCGACGACTACTACATGGAGATGCATCTCAACGGTCTGCGATACCCGAGCATGCTGCACGGCGACCTCTATGCCTTCCCAGTCCGTTGGGTCGGGGCTCTGCTCTTCTACAACAAGGATATCTTCGATGCAGTGGGTGCCGCGTACCCCGACGACACCTGGACCTATGATGATATGCTCAATGCTGCACAGACGCTTACCAAGGTTGAGGGCGGCAAGACGGTACAGTGGGGCATGGACCCGCTCGTCACCGACATGCTGCTTGACCCGATGATCAAGGCCAATGGTGGCTCGGTCGTGAGCGACGACTATCGGCGCTGCACTATAACCGAGCCCGTAGCGATCGAGTCAATACAGTGGTCCGTCGATACTATCCAAACGCACAAGGTTGCGCCCTCGCCCGCAACCAAGAAGGGCTTCGCCCAGGGCACCTTTGCTTCTCAAGTTGTGGCGATGGCCGTTTCGGGCAGTTGGGATTGCGATACGTGGAGGGAGGCGGACTTTGCATGGGACGTGACCTACATCCCCAAAGGCAAGGTGAGCCGCAAGATGGGCGACGGCCCAGACAGCCTAGGGATTTACAAGGCAAGCACGAACAAGGAAGCGGCCTGGAAGCTGGTCGAGTATTGGGTCTCCGAGGAGAATCAGATGCGCATGGGCGAACTGCCACTGGGCTGCGTGCCTTTCCTTCGCAAGGCAGCGGAGTCGCCCGCGTTTCTGGATCGCCCAGGTAGTCCGAGTGGTCTGAGGGCACTTCTAGACATGGCACCTGACTCTACTTCAGATTACGGACCTCAGTGGATGGAGTGGCGCGCGACGATCATGCGCAATGAACTCGACCTAGCCTTTCTAGGCGAGCGCTCAGTTGAGGAGTCGGTGCAGGCGGCCTGTGTGGGCGTCGACCAGGTGCTAGCAAGCATCGAGTGGCCCGATTGATTGGCGGCACCTACTACCCTTGGGGTCGGCTTCGACCCCAAGGGCCCCTATGCCTACCTAGGCGACTGGAGGTAGTTAGTGGCAACAGGGCCAGCCCCTCTCGGGGCCCTCACTCGTTCGCCTGGCGCTGAGGGCCGCCGCCGCGGGCTCAGCCAATTGCTGGCGGCGCTGCCGTTCCTCCTGCCCACTATGATCGGCTTCTTCGTCTTCATCGCCGGTCCGGTGCTGGCCGCCTTCATCCTCGGCTTCACCAAGTGGGACCTGTTCACCTCTCCCACCTGGGTGGGACTGGGCAACTACGGTCAGATGGCTCAGATGCCTCTGTTCTGGAGGACGGTCCGCAACACATTCCAGTACACGATTCTTTACCTGGCTCCTGGAGTCATTCTGCCGCTGCTGGTGGCCATCTTCATGAACCAGCGGGCCCGTGCCATAAGCATCTATCGCAGTGTGTTCTTCCTCCCCGTAGTCACCTCCACGGTGGCGGTAGCCCTGGTGTGGTTCTGGCTGTACAATCCCGAGTTTGGCGCCATCAACTACTTCCTGGCGCTGGTGGGCATCAAGGGGCCTATGTGGCTGGCGAGCCCCAGGACCGCCATGATTTCCATCGTTATCATGAGCGTGTGGAAGGGCCTCGGCTACACCATGGTCATCTACCTGGCCGGGCTTCAGGGGGTACCTGCCGAGCTCTGCGAAGCGGCCGCCATTGACGGCGCTACCCGCTGGCGCCGTCATCTGCACGTTACCCTGCCCCTCATGACTCCCACGATCTTCTTCGTAGTGGTAACCACGGTGATGGGCTCGCTGCAGGTCTTCGAGCAAACTTACATTCTCACTCAGGGTGGGCCGGCTTACTCCACCACCACGCTCTCCTGGTATATCTACGTCCAGGCCTTCCAGTGGCTGCACATGGGGTTCGGCTGCGCCCTGGCCTATGTCCTCTTCTTCATCATCATGGTGCTGACTCTGATCCAATTCCGCCTACAGAAGGCCTGGGTGTTCTATGGCTAGAGGAGGACCATGCCGATGACCGCCCGTGCCCAACTCGGACCACGAGCGACACTCAAGGGACCTTCGGCCTGGGAGACGCTGCGCAAGGTGCTCCGGCCGGTGGTGGTGCACGGGTTCCTGATCCTGGCCAGCCTGATCATGGCCTTACCCTTCATCTGGATGGTACTGAGCTCACTCAAGGCTCAGCCCGAGATCTTCATTTTCCCGCCGCGCTGGCTCCCCAAGACGCCTCTGTGGAGCAACTACATTGAGGTGACCAAGGCCATGCCCTTCACTTGGTTCACCTACAACAGCCTCAAGATCGCCGTGTTGACCGTCCTGGGACAGATCCTTTCGGCCTCCCTGGCAGCGTATGCCTTTGCCCGGCTCCGTTTTCCGGGCCGGGAGGTGATGTTCCTCACTTGGCTGGGCTGCATGATGATCCCCGGCCAGGTGACCCTCATCCCCCAGTTCATCCTCTTCCGATCCTTCGGGTGGCTGGATACACACCTGCCTCTGGTGATCCCCAGCTTTTTCGGCTCCGCCTTCGGTACGTTCCTGCTGCGCCAGTTCTTCATGACCATTCCCATGGAACTGGAAGACGCCGCCATCGTGGACGGCTGCACCCGCTTCCGCATCTACTGGAACATCATGATGCCGCTGGCCAAGCCGGCTTTAGCCACCTTAGCCGTGTTCACCTTCATGGGCAGTTGGAACAGCTTGCTAGAGCCGGTTGTGTATCTTACTACCTACAGGAAACTGACCCTGCCGGTCGGACTTGCTTTCTTCCGAGGGCAATACACCACCAACTGGGCCCTTCTCATGGCCGGAGCCACCCTCAGCGTCGTCCCCATCATCGCCCTATACATCTTCGCCCAGAAGTACTTCGTCCAGGGCGTGGTCATGAGCGGCATCAAGGGGTAGACTAGCCCCATCCCTTTCTGGAGCCCGTCCCATGCTCGCTGGCTTCGCCAAGACCGACATCACCCCACCCGCAGGCACCACCCTCACCGGCTACCTGGCCCGGCTCGGGCCCGCCGAGGGCGTGCACGACCCCCTCTTCTGCCGAGCCCTCGTCCTGGGCCAGGGCGTGGACCAGGCCGCCCTCATCGTGGCCGACACCCTCGGCTTCGGCATCGAGTACACCCGCCAAGTCAAAGACGCCATCGCCCAGGCCGCCGGCATCGCCCCCGAGCGCATCATCCTGGCCGCCACCCACACCCACGCCGGCCCGGCCAGCGTCTTCCTCCAGGGCTGCGGCGACCTGGCCCTCGACTGGCTGGAAGGCTTCCCGGCCCAGGCCGTGTCAGCGGTGCAGGCTGCTCAGGCCGGCCTCACTGAGGTCAGCGTGCACTTCGCCTCGGTGGACGTGCCCGACGTGGCCATCAACCGGCGCGATCCGGAGAACGGCCCCGTGGACGAAGAGCTGTCCGCCGTCTGGTTCCAGGACGCCACAGGCCGGGTGAAGGGCGCGCTTATGCACTTCACCTGCCACGCCGTGGTCATGGACGCCGACAACCGCCTCATCTCCGCCGACTACCCTGGCGCCGCCTGCCGCCAACTCGAGGAACTCATCGGCGCGCCGGCCATGTTCGTGCAGGGCCCCTGTGGCGACATCAACCCGGCCCATCGCCACTCCTTCGAGGCGGTGGACGGCTCTGGGGCCAAGCTGGCCCGGGCCGCAGCAGAGCTCATACGAGGTGGCGGAACGCCCATCGAAGTCGGTGAGCCGGCCGTGCAGTCCACCACTCTGGCCCTGCCCCTCATGGCCCCGCCACCGTACGGGCAGCTGCTGAGCTTCCGGCGCGAGCATGCGTCCGCCGCAGCGACGGCCGAGGCCGCAGGCGAGGCCATCAGGGCGAAGATGCACCGGGCCATGGTCTACTGGGCCGACCTGACCATCGGCGGAGTGTGCTCGGGCTTGCTGCAGGGCGAAGTCACCGTCGAAGCCGAGTGCCTGCGGCTGGGCGACATCCTACTCGTGACCAGCCCGGGGGAGCTGTTCGTGGAGTTCGGGCTGGAGGCGAAGCGGCGAGCTCGCCAGGGAGGCAAGCGGGCCATGGTGGTGGCCTACGCCAACGCCGACATCGGCTACATCCCTACGGCCTCGAGCTACGCCAAGGGCGGCTACGAGGTGGAGTGGGCCCACAAGTACTATGGCTATCCTGGCCCCCTGGCCCCCGAGGCGGGCGAGATGGTGGGGCAGGCGTTGGCTCAGTTCATCGGTTAGCGACGGCCCGCACGGGCTGAAGCCACGTGCTAGAGCTGCAAAGCCGGCCCTCCGGCCGGCTAGTGAGTGAGCCCGCCGAAGGGCGGGCTTGGCCTAGGTAGCCGGGGGCTTCAGCCCCCGCTGCATCTCCCGGCACTCCCGGTACTTCTTCCGTTACGACATCGGAGGCATAACATGGCAAGACTGGCAATCAACGGCGGTACCCCGGTACGAACCGCTCCCTGGCCCAGGTGGCCCGAGGTGGACGAGGGCGACGTGCAGGCCGTGTCCGAGGTGATCCGCAGCGGCCGCTGGGGCCGCCTGGGCGGCACCAAGGTGGCCGAGTTCGAGCAGAAGTTCGCCCAGTACCAGGGCGCCCAGTACGGCCTCACCGTGTCCTCCGGCACGGCCGCCCTGGAGATAGCCCTGCGGGCCATGAAGATCGCCCCGGGCGACGAGGTGATCGTCCCGCCTTACACCTTCATGGCCACCGCCACGGCCGTGCTCCAAGTCGGAGCTATCCCCATCTTCGTGGACATAGACCCCCGCACCTACAACATCAACCCTGCCCTGATCGAGGAGGCCATCACCGACCGCACCCGAGCCATTATCCCAGTGCACTTTGGCGGGCTGGCCTGCGACATGGACTCCATCATGGAGGTGGCCCGCAAGCACGACCTCCTGGTCCTGGAGGACTGCTCCCATGCCCATGGGGGCAAGTGGAAGGACAAGGGGCTAGGCACCATCGGCGACGCCGGGGCCTTCAGCCTGATGTCGGGCAAGAACCTGGCCGCTGGCGAGGCGGGCATCATCATCACCGACAGCTCCGAGCTCATCGGCTGGTCCATCCTCTACCACGACTTCTGGCGGGGCGCCGTACGCGCCGGCTCAGTGGAGTCCGAGCTGCCCAAGGGTTGGGAAGTGCGCTTCCCCGTCCTGGCCGGCAACGACCGGGCCAACGAGATCGAGGGGGCCTTGCTCCTCTCCCAACTGGCCAAGCTCGAGGACCAAGCCCAGCGGCGCTCCCGCAACGGCGACTACCTCAACACCCTGCTCGATGACATCGAGGGAGTGCGGCCCCTGCGGGTGGACCCGTACGTCACCCGGAATGTCTACCACATCCTCACTTTCCAGTACACGGGCGAGGGCTTCAAGGGCCTCTCGCGGGAGAGGTTCAGCCAGGCACTGGCAGCCGAGGGCATCCCCAACAGCCTGGGGTATCTCAAGACCGTGTACCAGCACCCCATCTTCTTGGAGGCGGAGACAGCCTTGCCCTCCGGCTTCCCGGTCAAAGGGGGATACTACGGGCGCGAGATAGACTACAACCAGGTCCACTGCCCGGAGGCGGAACGCCTCTGCCGGGAGGAGACCATCTGGATGGGCCAGAACATGTTCCTGGGCTCGAAACAGGACATGGACGACGTGGCCGAGGCCATTGCCAAGATCAAGGCTAATGCCGAGGAGCTGCTCTAGGCCGCCGGCCAGCGGCGGCGCAGCCGGGGAGGAGCGCCCCGTCATCCCGCCGCAGCGCCATCCTGAGTATCACCCGGGGGTGGAACTCGGTGCGCTACTTCGACGCCAACTGCCGTGTAGGTCGCTTCAACCGCTGGACCGGACGTGAGCCCATCGCCCCGGAGGAGCTGCTCCGGGCCCTGGATCACTACGGCATCCATGAGGCCCTGGTGACCTCCAGCCTGGCCCGTGAGTATCACCCGGTGGACGGCAACGAGCAGGTGATGCGCCTGGTCGAAGGGCAGCCGCGGCTGCACCCGGCCTGGGCCGGGCTGCCCCCGCGCAGCCGGGAGCTGCCCCCCGCAGCTGACCTAGTAGCCGAGATGGAGGAGCGCGGGGTGCGCGCTCTCTTCCTGTACCCCCGCCAGTACCGTCTCACCCTAGACGACTGGGGCGTAGACGAGATGCTCGGGCCCCTGGCCGAACGACGGGTGCCGCTCTTCATCTGCCCCAGCGACATGGTGGCCGGCTCGCCTCCCGACCAGACCGACTGGCCGGGCGTGGTCCGCCTCTGCCGGGCCTTCCCTGACCTGCCGGTGATCGTGACCGAGACGCGCATATTGCGCACCCTACGCACGGTGTACCAAGCCCTGGACGCCTGCCCCAACCTCCACATTGACATGTCGGCACTCTGGCTGCACCACCTGGTGGAGTTCGTAGCCCGGGAGTGGGGAGTGCACCGCTTGCTCTTCGGCTCCGACCTTCCCGAGCGCGACCCGGGAGCGACTCTCGGCCAGTTGATCTTCTCCGACATCTGCCCCGAGGATCTGGCCGCCATCGCCGGCGGCAACTTGCGCCGGCTGCTCTCCTGGAGTCGCAAGTCTCCCCTGCCCGAGGTCGAGGTCACCTTCCCTGATCCAGTGGACGAATTGCACGCCATCGCCCGGCACGGCGGATCTCTTCGGGGCCAAGGCTTCCTCTGCGCCCACGGACACCTGGGACGCCATTCCCGCCTACACATCCCCGACGCCTCGCCTGAGGACCTCATTCAGGAGATGGATCGGCTGGGGGTGGCAAGCAGCCTCATCTTCGCCAACGCCGGCCTGAACAGCGACGAGGTCTACGGCAACGACCTGGTGGCACAGGCCATGCGCTCCTACCCCGACCGGTTCCGGGGGCTGGTCACCCTGAATCCCAATCGCACCGTTGACGAGATGGAGCGGGAGTTCCGCCGAGGGCTGGGGATGGGGATGCTGGGCATCAAGATCCATCCTTATCTGGCCAGCTACGACACCCAAGGCGACAAGGTGGAAGTGGCCTGCGCCCTCGCCCACCGGCACCGGGCTTTCGTCCTCAACCACCACTGGGGAGACACGGACCGCCTTCTTTATCTGTGCCGCCGCTACCCCGACGCCACCTTCATGACCGGGCACACAGCACCCGAAGCCCGTCCGGTCGTGTCCCAGGTGGACAACCTCTACGTAGGGACCTGCCCGCTGCTCGGGTACGAGTCCACGGCGCA
The nucleotide sequence above comes from Anaerolineae bacterium. Encoded proteins:
- a CDS encoding hybrid sensor histidine kinase/response regulator, with product MNPSGDLAPGAPALAAGACREERLAQSLASLLPALAALILGVWLHLCSDIGNGRLIVLASAFTAVLAAAAYLHHRRPRGSALALIAGSAATSLTAIYLLPEPATASLPLFPPLLAGLLLGPAAGLGVGAVLAAGFLFLPFEGYSASWMAYTAAGGGVLTCVGLRPWQELLELSYRRGSEARVLVEQLRDNQGKLNRTIRALDTAYRLLESSNHALALARQEAEHLRQLKSRFAASLSHELRTPLNIILGFSELLYRNPGFYGMGQWSDGLRRDLAQIQRNAGYLSSLLDDILDLARLDANAMPVRREYSDLARVLEGALRGVESLAEEKDILIERDWEPQLPSVYIDETRIRQVLYNLLSNAIRVTAHGRVLVSARRQPQQVVVSVSDEGPGIPAEALEWIFDEYRQLDGSAVQAERGKGLGLAIARQFVHLHGGRIWAENRPEGGATISFTIPLQDLPSGRLGRAQALPLPRSRLKPRLVVLAHAESALTYLRRRLEGYDLVAVEGAAQLADQWEALRPAAVIETVAPGGLQEPLTLSLPEPVPHIRFTLPGPHKVLDGAGFDAVLTKPMTSERLLEALDGGANGRRTLIVDDDRGFVQLVRRMLEASGDADEVLTAYSGAEAIRLARRHCPDIVLLDLVMPGMSGLEVLHALREMPELAHTRILAVTAAVSGDEAQAPASFSVWGRSEFQEDYLLGLLGAALSSHLPEPDAAPGSPPAPAADGPARPAW
- a CDS encoding response regulator, with product MERDEPLSRDQVHQALEALYDNVQLAHCDLVTRFSRLADIGRLDERAERARALFLEAIEVLRPARSVPFGSPESRFYDLLSLRYVENLTLPQVMRELSLSRRQVYRDLAEAEEKLAQVLASWLQAQGEEAEPSRRGLLSDELAALPAAAGEVQLGALLQEVADLVGGLADRLGVSLHLPQAEVEPGPLVLADRAILKQVLVQLLSGAVQSSPGGLVRVEVQSDESTCSLGLVFALGAGQDIVDTALVMAASQRLAHRLDRRDDGQVEVRLELRRGQPASVLIVEDNPGAVELYRRYLSGGRWRVSSVPNPTLALEIARRTRPDVIVLDILMPGLDGWSIIKGLRQHEDTRDIPLLVCSVLEDPSLAGSLGANAYLTKPVSRAHLLRALGDCLAPRPAPADDC
- the mazF gene encoding endoribonuclease MazF, yielding MSASPDVPGRGDIVWLSFSPQAGHEQAGRRPAVVISPAAYNGRVGLALLCPITNQVKGYPFEVAIPPGLPVTGVILADQVKCLDWRARRAERIGVLPPATVAEVLRKLGALLRG
- a CDS encoding AbrB/MazE/SpoVT family DNA-binding domain-containing protein, whose amino-acid sequence is METRIKRWGNSLALRIPKPLADEVGLEEDALVELSVVDGALVAAPASELSLEKLLAQVTDENLHSEIDTGPAVGKEAW
- a CDS encoding DUF433 domain-containing protein produces the protein MVVKLLLQRISVDPNVCFGKPCIRGTRIWVSLILDLLASGMSMEEVLEEYPQLTVEDIRAAIAYGAEMSRERYVDIPVETIP
- a CDS encoding sugar ABC transporter substrate-binding protein; translated protein: MGTIRLTRRQALRGMLAIGGGAALMTACSGTTSTVSTTGTAAETPAAGEPAAAAEAIALRLMAWEGGIGNTKEINEITLPAFMDHNPTIKVKFEAPPWDEYWTKFQTLAASGDLPDVYSESIAYGWDHANQGIALNLQPFIDATLNTDDYYMEMHLNGLRYPSMLHGDLYAFPVRWVGALLFYNKDIFDAVGAAYPDDTWTYDDMLNAAQTLTKVEGGKTVQWGMDPLVTDMLLDPMIKANGGSVVSDDYRRCTITEPVAIESIQWSVDTIQTHKVAPSPATKKGFAQGTFASQVVAMAVSGSWDCDTWREADFAWDVTYIPKGKVSRKMGDGPDSLGIYKASTNKEAAWKLVEYWVSEENQMRMGELPLGCVPFLRKAAESPAFLDRPGSPSGLRALLDMAPDSTSDYGPQWMEWRATIMRNELDLAFLGERSVEESVQAACVGVDQVLASIEWPD
- a CDS encoding sugar ABC transporter permease, with amino-acid sequence MATGPAPLGALTRSPGAEGRRRGLSQLLAALPFLLPTMIGFFVFIAGPVLAAFILGFTKWDLFTSPTWVGLGNYGQMAQMPLFWRTVRNTFQYTILYLAPGVILPLLVAIFMNQRARAISIYRSVFFLPVVTSTVAVALVWFWLYNPEFGAINYFLALVGIKGPMWLASPRTAMISIVIMSVWKGLGYTMVIYLAGLQGVPAELCEAAAIDGATRWRRHLHVTLPLMTPTIFFVVVTTVMGSLQVFEQTYILTQGGPAYSTTTLSWYIYVQAFQWLHMGFGCALAYVLFFIIMVLTLIQFRLQKAWVFYG